Within the Populus trichocarpa isolate Nisqually-1 chromosome 14, P.trichocarpa_v4.1, whole genome shotgun sequence genome, the region CATCTATGATGTGAACTTCATCTTCCTCCCCACTCCCATCCTCTATTATTTTACCCCTCCGGGCCtgtgctctttttttcttaccatATTTAGTAAATTAGAGATCATTCCCATTAATCTTCATCCGTAACAACGATGTCCAGAGAAAGAGGAAAGGACATAGCTGAAGGATCTAGCGAGAATCAACAGCCAGCAACTCCTAGTCGTTATGAGTCACAGAAGAGAAGGGACTGGAACACTTTTGGGCAGTACTTGAAGAACCAGAGGCCTCCAGTGCCTCTTTCTCAGTGCAATAGCAACCATGTCCTAGATTTTCTTCGATATCTTGATCAGTTTGGCAAGACTAAGGTTCATCTACAAGGTTGCATGTTTTATGGACAGCCTGAGCCCCCTGCTCCTTGTACTTGCCCTCTTAGACAAGCTTGGGGCAGCCTTGATGCTCTTATTGGGAGGCTTCGAGCAGCCTATGAAGAGAACGGAGGCACACCAGAGACGAATCCTTTTGCTAATGCTTCTATTCGGGTTTACCTTAGAGAAGTAAGGGACTATCAAGCAAAGGCAAGAGGGATCCcacacaagaagaaaaagaagcagcAGATTTCAAGCAAAGGGAATGATGAATCCAGCTCTGCGATGcagttttcttaaaattccacttggctttccaggatcTGAGCACTATATATGGTAATTAATCAAACCCTTACCACATTTGTTTTTTGACATTTTGTATATGATTCATTGCTTGTTTTAATCATACTAATCTATCTAGCTTGATTTACCCCTtgacaaactcaattttttgaaCCCATATTTCACAACTAAGAAGATGATTAATTTAGTAATATTGAAATTCTTAATGATTGAACAACTACAGTACCATATAGGAATGCACAtagttcttctttttctctctttttttttgctgatcCCTCTAAAACAGATAGATTTAAAGAGAGATCTCACTTCTTTCAACAGAAATTTAAGAACCTTATTCACATATTCACAAAAAGTGTGTGATTAATGAAGTTTCAGATATGAAActatcttttttgttgttttgttgttttttttttttatgaattagttAATCTGTTTTCCTTACTCTAAGAGATAGTATTACACCGGCAAGAATTCGTAAAACAAAACAGCAATAACATTGGTGAGATTAGTGTAGTTTGTCTAGCTGCATCTCATAGGaagaactctctctctctctctcttacaccCGCACTCAAAACGAACATCATGCAAAAGAACTCAATTTGTGGTTTCtaaatttaatatcatttacTTGCATGTCACTTTTCCTTAGTTTTGCTCTTTTAAGATTCTGAAGATTTTCTGCCCCCATGAATAACCAAGTGAGATATGATACGATTTTCGATTTTACTAGTAATTAATCAAAGTTTAAGGTTTCATGCAAATCTCCCTAAACAATAAATTAGTGTTCCATGCACGCTTTCTGTCGgactttttcttgtttatatttcttaaaaacaatgtCGCGGTTGTTACAATGGTTAATCTCCATGATGTAAGAGAGATAATAGTGATAGATAGgctaatatattttatcatggTTTTGTTAATTTAACAACACAGACTTCAAGCCATGCCCCACAAATTACTTTTCTATACAGCAGCAGATCTTGCAAGGGCAATCTTGAACAATGGTATCCTGCCCTTTGTACCTTCATAGATTTGCATGTTGTCCGATTTCAGATTTTGTGGGACATTATTTTATTCCATCTTGCATGCCAATATATGCTTTTTATTATGCATTTGTTCATTTGCGTGGAagtgaaccttttttttatgattggagGTGAGCTTGTGCTCCAAAAAAGCACATCATACCTTTGCGTTTTACTATCGCATTCGTAGAGCTAATACTATAAGTAATATttagataatataaaatgatgGAAGCCTCGATTAAGTTCGAGAAAGTTTAAACAATTTTACTTGAAGGAGTGTATAAATGAGTTGATATAAGATCATTTCTTAATTCCCATCTAATAAATTCTTGATTTGAGTAGTGTTCTTGATATGTACTGGCATTCCTATTCAGGAAATGCAAATGACAGTACTGTGTCAAAGCTAGGTTTATAGAATCATTATGTTCTTCTACCTAAATATCTGCCTGATTTTATCATCataaacattcaatttttttatgtaatatatGTATAATCTAGCCTTTACCACACGcggtttttagaaaattaaaggaaaatctTAATTAGGCATCGTTGTATGTAACTGACAATACAGAAAATTGAAAGCAATAGCAAATCTACGTACAGTAAAATTAGAGGGATGAGTACATGTATAAGCCTGCATCAAAGTAAACAGACTTCAAGAATCTACATCTTGGATCTGCTACGCAACATTTGGTCATTCACCCTTCTAATTATAGAATAATTAGTACTAGAATCTAGGATCCACTGTTCAATTGGTCAGGTGTTTTTTGGGGTATTTGAATACAAACTTTGCAAGTAGTTTGAGAGGGGAGCAGCCTGTCACTCTCCACTATAGCGTGTATTTTGTTCTCCAAGATCTTGAGGTGCCCTACTTTCTCTGGGTAATTGTTTGCTTGCATAGCCTTCTCCATGGTAGCTTCTTTTGCAAGACCTTTATACTTCTTAATAAAATCACTGGTCACATTCACcatgaacaacaacaacaacaacaacctgCTCCTATCCCAAAAATGTTAGTATTGATTGACAGTTAGGTTTTTGAACCCAACCCCATGTGGACATTGTGCATGCTTGTGCTAGAACTGAACTTTAGGTGTATAAAGATAGTATTCTGGTGCTTGATTAGATGAACTTGGTCTACTGGTTAAACCGATTGTACTGTCATAATTTACGGCACTAAGTTGCTAGACCAGTAGAATTA harbors:
- the LOC7458006 gene encoding protein LIGHT-DEPENDENT SHORT HYPOCOTYLS 10 — encoded protein: MSRERGKDIAEGSSENQQPATPSRYESQKRRDWNTFGQYLKNQRPPVPLSQCNSNHVLDFLRYLDQFGKTKVHLQGCMFYGQPEPPAPCTCPLRQAWGSLDALIGRLRAAYEENGGTPETNPFANASIRVYLREVRDYQAKARGIPHKKKKKQQISSKGNDESSSAMQFS